The Haloarcula sp. DT43 genome includes a region encoding these proteins:
- a CDS encoding PH domain-containing protein, whose product MAIGSPTTRSNRRGVFFQQQTTVPYNRITNVGISQGPIERLVDTGAVGIHTAGYGGQMGAELTISGVSDFEDIQDQILERVRERPAKATETEELAAVVPAEEVGADDPDAMLGELRRIRELLEQGRSIE is encoded by the coding sequence TTGGCTATCGGTTCACCGACGACGAGGTCGAACCGTCGGGGCGTCTTCTTCCAGCAGCAGACCACGGTGCCGTACAACCGCATCACGAACGTCGGCATCTCACAGGGCCCCATTGAGCGGCTGGTGGACACCGGGGCCGTCGGCATCCACACCGCGGGGTATGGTGGCCAGATGGGGGCCGAACTGACCATCAGCGGCGTCAGCGACTTCGAGGACATTCAGGACCAGATTCTGGAACGGGTCAGGGAGCGACCCGCGAAGGCGACCGAGACGGAGGAACTCGCCGCCGTGGTCCCTGCCGAGGAGGTCGGAGCCGACGACCCCGACGCGATGCTGGGTGAACTCCGCCGGATACGCGAAC
- a CDS encoding CPBP family intramembrane glutamic endopeptidase: MTNEAQQSRVRSWIDRHRLVAFLLITYSFTWVIQGIVAAMGLEASWTQSILIGFGGFGPPVGAAVVIWASGGDLRKWIGQFFKWRIGAKWWVIVLGLPFVLLGSGVVLFVALGGPIDLNSFPFPGIYLFVLVWGTIWGGGQEDLGWRGFMLPLLQGKYSALVSSLIVGVSWAAWHLPLFFNAATTHGAWPLSQQLIWIVSILSGAIIWTWMYNSTGSVLAVAVVHAGLNGMGIFHPADVEALAPGGVPDTALNLLAEVTGAVPLLLFAILLVVIYGSDRLANGEIPGPEVVGLD; this comes from the coding sequence ATGACTAATGAGGCTCAACAGTCCCGAGTCAGGTCCTGGATAGATCGCCACCGACTCGTCGCATTCCTGCTGATCACCTACTCGTTCACGTGGGTGATTCAGGGGATCGTAGCGGCGATGGGGCTCGAGGCGTCGTGGACCCAGTCGATTCTCATCGGATTCGGCGGGTTCGGGCCACCCGTCGGAGCCGCCGTCGTGATTTGGGCCAGCGGTGGCGACCTCCGCAAGTGGATCGGGCAGTTCTTCAAGTGGCGTATCGGTGCCAAGTGGTGGGTGATCGTGCTCGGGCTGCCCTTCGTATTGCTTGGCTCGGGGGTCGTCCTGTTCGTAGCGCTCGGCGGCCCCATCGACCTGAACTCGTTCCCGTTCCCGGGAATCTATCTCTTCGTGCTGGTCTGGGGTACCATCTGGGGCGGCGGTCAGGAAGACCTCGGCTGGCGCGGCTTTATGCTCCCACTCCTCCAGGGCAAGTACAGTGCACTGGTGTCCAGTCTCATCGTCGGCGTCTCCTGGGCCGCCTGGCACCTCCCACTGTTCTTCAACGCGGCCACGACCCACGGTGCGTGGCCACTCTCCCAACAGCTGATCTGGATCGTCTCGATCCTCTCCGGCGCGATCATCTGGACCTGGATGTACAATAGCACTGGCAGCGTCCTGGCTGTCGCCGTGGTTCACGCTGGTCTCAACGGAATGGGGATCTTCCACCCCGCCGACGTGGAAGCATTGGCTCCCGGCGGAGTCCCGGACACGGCGTTAAACCTCCTTGCCGAGGTGACTGGTGCCGTCCCCTTGCTCCTGTTCGCGATTCTTCTCGTAGTGATTTACGGGAGCGACCGGCTTGCAAACGGTGAGATCCCCGGGCCCGAAGTCGTCGGACTCGACTGA
- a CDS encoding PIN domain-containing protein, translating into MIVDTSFILDIIDGVEAALKKERELEAANVPLVIPSMTVLELYIGVGKIANTREERQTVEAVLDSYPLVDMTPSISRRAGRLLGERMADADDGEGPGIGKGGAAIAATALERDEPVLAGDSYFGTIPGVTHESYR; encoded by the coding sequence ATGATTGTCGATACGAGCTTCATTCTGGATATCATCGACGGTGTCGAAGCGGCCCTCAAGAAGGAACGGGAGCTCGAAGCAGCGAACGTTCCATTAGTGATTCCTTCAATGACGGTCTTGGAACTCTACATTGGTGTTGGGAAGATTGCGAATACCCGTGAGGAACGCCAGACCGTAGAAGCTGTGCTTGACTCGTACCCGCTGGTCGATATGACACCGAGCATCTCCCGCCGCGCTGGTCGGCTACTCGGTGAACGGATGGCCGATGCGGACGACGGTGAGGGACCAGGGATTGGCAAAGGGGGTGCGGCAATCGCTGCAACCGCTCTGGAGCGTGATGAGCCTGTTCTCGCCGGCGACAGCTACTTCGGAACAATTCCGGGTGTGACCCACGAAAGCTATCGGTAG
- a CDS encoding antitoxin VapB family protein, with amino-acid sequence MSHQVRLEDDVYERIKANKRDDESFSDAVERLIGGQSLRDLRGVFDEDQVNEMRDAIERADQDDRDEVRDVAERFE; translated from the coding sequence ATGTCACATCAAGTCCGTCTTGAGGATGATGTATACGAACGGATCAAAGCGAACAAGCGTGACGACGAGTCGTTCAGCGATGCCGTGGAGCGGCTTATCGGTGGGCAATCACTCAGAGACCTTCGCGGTGTGTTCGACGAGGACCAGGTGAACGAGATGCGGGACGCCATCGAACGGGCTGATCAGGACGACCGCGACGAGGTCCGGGATGTCGCGGAGCGATTCGAATGA